The following are from one region of the Polyangiaceae bacterium genome:
- the arsC gene encoding arsenate reductase (glutaredoxin) (This arsenate reductase requires both glutathione and glutaredoxin to convert arsenate to arsenite, after which the efflux transporter formed by ArsA and ArsB can extrude the arsenite from the cell, providing resistance.): MKNVVIYHNPRCQKSRQTLSLLRDNGVEPEIVEYLKDPPSQKRVLELIDMLGIEPLALVRKKEKDFAASGLSAKSDKRAVAKAIASYPVLLERPVVVVGKKAALGRPPEQVLKLL; the protein is encoded by the coding sequence ATGAAGAACGTCGTCATCTATCACAACCCGCGCTGCCAAAAGAGCCGACAGACTCTGTCGCTCTTGCGGGACAACGGCGTGGAGCCGGAGATCGTGGAGTACCTGAAGGATCCACCGAGCCAGAAGCGCGTGCTCGAGCTCATCGACATGCTGGGCATCGAGCCCCTGGCTCTGGTGCGCAAGAAAGAGAAGGACTTCGCCGCCTCGGGGCTGTCGGCAAAGAGCGACAAGCGCGCCGTCGCCAAGGCCATCGCGAGTTACCCCGTGCTACTCGAGCGGCCGGTGGTGGTGGTCGGCAAGAAGGCCGCCCTCGGACGACCGCCCGAGCAGGTGTTGAAGCTCCTCTGA
- a CDS encoding serine/threonine protein kinase has product MNEAPHPAQEEGAERYQSGEIIAGKYRLVRPLGAGGVGRVWVAHNTVLDVHVGLKLIHGDAPGTSPVHAERLLQEARAAAKLRHPAICRVFDFGKTDLDDPFVVMELLHGETLRSVLARESRVPALRAVQTLLPIADALGAAHAQGIVHRDVKPENVFLAVEESDRLQPKLLDFGIARMEATSRKLTLQGVVLGTPDYMSPEQARGEMEVDERSDVWSLCVVLYELLTGSVPFDEDNYNALLWAISHEEPRPTTELAAGDAELWAILSRGLTKDREDRWVSVRALGESLASWLSHHGMTEDVSGKSLRSWFDGGEAPAPSLRGAELPSASENLPTLPPPSSDTTGQLGSLATPLQEKSGRRRTLVGAGAIAVLLLVAGAIAISTRAPAETAPPSAPPQAPTLAAAPLAAPAEPATTAASADAVEDSGAEAPKAAAPAAQKTLKPKLGRPLPRASGKKSPADRKGYDFGF; this is encoded by the coding sequence ATGAACGAAGCCCCACACCCCGCGCAGGAGGAGGGAGCCGAGCGCTACCAATCCGGTGAGATCATCGCCGGCAAGTACCGGCTGGTGCGCCCGTTGGGGGCCGGTGGTGTCGGCCGGGTGTGGGTGGCGCACAACACCGTGCTCGACGTCCACGTCGGATTGAAGCTGATCCACGGGGACGCTCCAGGCACCAGCCCCGTCCACGCCGAGCGCCTGCTGCAAGAGGCGCGGGCGGCGGCCAAGCTCCGGCACCCGGCCATTTGCCGCGTGTTCGACTTCGGCAAGACGGACCTCGACGACCCCTTCGTGGTGATGGAGCTGCTCCACGGCGAGACCCTGCGCTCGGTCCTGGCGCGGGAATCCCGAGTCCCCGCGCTGCGCGCGGTGCAGACCCTGCTCCCCATCGCCGACGCCCTGGGCGCGGCACATGCCCAGGGCATCGTGCACCGCGACGTCAAGCCGGAGAACGTGTTCTTGGCGGTGGAGGAGTCGGACCGGCTTCAGCCCAAGCTGCTCGACTTCGGCATCGCCCGCATGGAAGCGACCTCCCGCAAGCTCACGCTGCAGGGCGTGGTGCTCGGAACCCCGGACTACATGTCGCCGGAGCAGGCCCGGGGCGAGATGGAGGTCGACGAGCGTAGCGACGTATGGAGCTTGTGCGTCGTACTCTACGAGCTCCTGACCGGCAGCGTGCCTTTCGACGAAGACAACTACAACGCGCTGCTCTGGGCCATCAGCCACGAGGAGCCGCGACCCACGACGGAGCTCGCCGCCGGCGACGCGGAGCTGTGGGCAATCCTGTCGCGAGGTCTGACCAAAGATCGCGAGGACCGTTGGGTCTCCGTCCGCGCCCTGGGCGAGTCCCTCGCCAGTTGGCTGTCCCACCATGGGATGACGGAAGACGTGAGCGGCAAGTCGCTGCGCTCGTGGTTCGACGGCGGCGAGGCGCCCGCGCCGAGCCTGCGCGGCGCAGAGCTCCCCAGCGCCTCGGAGAATCTGCCCACCCTGCCGCCGCCGTCATCCGACACCACCGGGCAGCTCGGAAGCCTGGCGACGCCGCTGCAAGAGAAGAGCGGCCGCCGACGCACCTTGGTCGGCGCCGGTGCCATCGCGGTGCTCTTGCTCGTCGCCGGCGCCATCGCCATCAGCACCCGTGCGCCGGCGGAAACTGCGCCCCCCTCGGCTCCGCCCCAAGCTCCGACGTTGGCGGCCGCCCCCCTCGCGGCGCCCGCCGAGCCCGCAACAACGGCTGCCAGCGCCGATGCAGTGGAGGACTCCGGTGCGGAGGCCCCCAAAGCAGCGGCACCCGCAGCGCAGAAAACCCTCAAGCCCAAGCTGGGTCGCCCCTTGCCCCGCGCCTCTGGTAAGAAGTCACCAGCGGATCGCAAGGGCTATGATTTCGGGTTCTGA